From a region of the Erinaceus europaeus chromosome 14, mEriEur2.1, whole genome shotgun sequence genome:
- the CANT1 gene encoding soluble calcium-activated nucleotidase 1 isoform X3 produces MELPLVSWCSHAVPRPELWTLCMSPLPSSLMPIQPAEHWEWNESMHSLRISVGGLPILASMTKATDPRFRPRWKVILPSFVGAALLWLIYLHHPPPGRSPTLNAHSWRLGQASADRHSTYNDTYPLSVPQRTLGGTRYRIAVIADLDADSRAQEENTWFSYLKKGYLTLSDSGDRMTVEWDKSHGILESHLAEKGRGMELSDLIVFNGKLYSVDDRTGVIYQIEGTKAVPWVILSDGDGTVGKGYLIHESACWSDMLKRWFFLPRRASHERYSEKEDEHKGTNLLLSAAQDFSDITVSHVGEVVPTHGFSSFKFIPNTDDQIIVALKSEEDGGKVATYITAFTLDGRLLLPETKIGSVKYEGIEFI; encoded by the exons atggagcttcccctggtgtcttGGTGCTCTCATGCAGTGCCAAGGCctgaactctggaccttgtgTAT GTCCCCCCTGCCCTCCAGTCTGATGCCCATCCAGCCCGCTGAGCACTGGGAATGGAATGAGTCTATGCATTCCCTGCGGATTAGTGTGGGGGGCCTCCCTATACTGGCATCCATGACCAAGGCCACAGACCCCCGCTTCCGCCCCCGCTGGAAGGTGATTCTGCCATCCTTCGTGGGTGCCGCCCTCCTCTGGCTGATCTACCTCCACCACCCGCCCCCAGGCCGGTCCCCTACACTCAATGCCCATAGCTGGAGGCTTGGCCAGGCGTCTGCTGACCGCCACAGTACGTACAATGACACCTACCCCCTGTCTGTCCCCCAGAGGACGCTGGGTGGCACTCGCTACCGCATCGCGGTTATTGCAGACTTGGACGCGGACTCCAGGGCCCAGGAGGAAAACACCTGGTTCAGCTACCTGAAGAAGGGCTATCTCACCCTGTCGGACAGTGGGGATAGGATGACTGTGGAGTGGGACAAGAGTCATGGCATCTTGGAGTCCCACCTGGCAGAGAAGGGACGGGGCATGGAGCTGTCTGATCTGATCGTCTTCAATGGCAAGCTCTACTCTGTGGATGACCGGACAGGGGTCATCTACCAGATCGAGGGCACCAAAGCTGTGCCTTGGGTGATCCTATCAGATGGTGATGGAACCGTGGGGAAAG GCTACCTCATTCACGAATCAGCCTGCTGGAGCGACATGCTGAAGCGCTGGTTCTTCTTGCCACGCCGAGCTAGCCATGAGCGCTATAGTGAGAAGGAGGACGAGCACAAGGGTACCAACCTGCTGCTGAGTGCTGCCCAGGACTTCAGCGACATCACTGTCAGCCATGTCGGGGAGGTGGTGCCCACGCATGGCTTCTCTTCCTTCAAGTTCATCCCCAACACGGATGACCAGATTATTGTGGCCCTCAAGTCTGAGGAGGATGGCGGCAAGGTGGCCACCTACATCACGGCTTTCACACTTGACGGGCGCCTGCTCCTGCCTGAGACCAAGATCGGGAGCGTCAAGTACGAAGGGATAGAGTTTATATGA
- the CANT1 gene encoding soluble calcium-activated nucleotidase 1 isoform X2: MQCQGLNSGPCVCMSRSPLPSSLMPIQPAEHWEWNESMHSLRISVGGLPILASMTKATDPRFRPRWKVILPSFVGAALLWLIYLHHPPPGRSPTLNAHSWRLGQASADRHSTYNDTYPLSVPQRTLGGTRYRIAVIADLDADSRAQEENTWFSYLKKGYLTLSDSGDRMTVEWDKSHGILESHLAEKGRGMELSDLIVFNGKLYSVDDRTGVIYQIEGTKAVPWVILSDGDGTVGKGFKAEWLAVKDEHLYVGGLGKEWTTTTGEVMNENPEWVKVVSYRGSVNHENWVSSYNALRAAAGIRPPGYLIHESACWSDMLKRWFFLPRRASHERYSEKEDEHKGTNLLLSAAQDFSDITVSHVGEVVPTHGFSSFKFIPNTDDQIIVALKSEEDGGKVATYITAFTLDGRLLLPETKIGSVKYEGIEFI, encoded by the exons ATGCAGTGCCAAGGCctgaactctggaccttgtgTATGTATGTCAAG GTCCCCCCTGCCCTCCAGTCTGATGCCCATCCAGCCCGCTGAGCACTGGGAATGGAATGAGTCTATGCATTCCCTGCGGATTAGTGTGGGGGGCCTCCCTATACTGGCATCCATGACCAAGGCCACAGACCCCCGCTTCCGCCCCCGCTGGAAGGTGATTCTGCCATCCTTCGTGGGTGCCGCCCTCCTCTGGCTGATCTACCTCCACCACCCGCCCCCAGGCCGGTCCCCTACACTCAATGCCCATAGCTGGAGGCTTGGCCAGGCGTCTGCTGACCGCCACAGTACGTACAATGACACCTACCCCCTGTCTGTCCCCCAGAGGACGCTGGGTGGCACTCGCTACCGCATCGCGGTTATTGCAGACTTGGACGCGGACTCCAGGGCCCAGGAGGAAAACACCTGGTTCAGCTACCTGAAGAAGGGCTATCTCACCCTGTCGGACAGTGGGGATAGGATGACTGTGGAGTGGGACAAGAGTCATGGCATCTTGGAGTCCCACCTGGCAGAGAAGGGACGGGGCATGGAGCTGTCTGATCTGATCGTCTTCAATGGCAAGCTCTACTCTGTGGATGACCGGACAGGGGTCATCTACCAGATCGAGGGCACCAAAGCTGTGCCTTGGGTGATCCTATCAGATGGTGATGGAACCGTGGGGAAAG GCTTCAAAGCTGAGTGGTTGGCTGTGAAGGATGAACATCTGTATGTGGGCGGCCTGGGCAAGGAGTGGACTACCACCACGGGGGAAGTGATGAATGAGAACCCTGAGTGGGTGAAGGTGGTGAGCTACAGGGGCAGCGTGAACCATGAGAATTGGGTGTCCAGTTACAATGCTCTGCGGGCTGCTGCTGGGATCCGGCCTCCAG GCTACCTCATTCACGAATCAGCCTGCTGGAGCGACATGCTGAAGCGCTGGTTCTTCTTGCCACGCCGAGCTAGCCATGAGCGCTATAGTGAGAAGGAGGACGAGCACAAGGGTACCAACCTGCTGCTGAGTGCTGCCCAGGACTTCAGCGACATCACTGTCAGCCATGTCGGGGAGGTGGTGCCCACGCATGGCTTCTCTTCCTTCAAGTTCATCCCCAACACGGATGACCAGATTATTGTGGCCCTCAAGTCTGAGGAGGATGGCGGCAAGGTGGCCACCTACATCACGGCTTTCACACTTGACGGGCGCCTGCTCCTGCCTGAGACCAAGATCGGGAGCGTCAAGTACGAAGGGATAGAGTTTATATGA
- the CANT1 gene encoding soluble calcium-activated nucleotidase 1 isoform X4 has protein sequence MPIQPAEHWEWNESMHSLRISVGGLPILASMTKATDPRFRPRWKVILPSFVGAALLWLIYLHHPPPGRSPTLNAHSWRLGQASADRHSTYNDTYPLSVPQRTLGGTRYRIAVIADLDADSRAQEENTWFSYLKKGYLTLSDSGDRMTVEWDKSHGILESHLAEKGRGMELSDLIVFNGKLYSVDDRTGVIYQIEGTKAVPWVILSDGDGTVGKGFKAEWLAVKDEHLYVGGLGKEWTTTTGEVMNENPEWVKVVSYRGSVNHENWVSSYNALRAAAGIRPPGYLIHESACWSDMLKRWFFLPRRASHERYSEKEDEHKGTNLLLSAAQDFSDITVSHVGEVVPTHGFSSFKFIPNTDDQIIVALKSEEDGGKVATYITAFTLDGRLLLPETKIGSVKYEGIEFI, from the exons ATGCCCATCCAGCCCGCTGAGCACTGGGAATGGAATGAGTCTATGCATTCCCTGCGGATTAGTGTGGGGGGCCTCCCTATACTGGCATCCATGACCAAGGCCACAGACCCCCGCTTCCGCCCCCGCTGGAAGGTGATTCTGCCATCCTTCGTGGGTGCCGCCCTCCTCTGGCTGATCTACCTCCACCACCCGCCCCCAGGCCGGTCCCCTACACTCAATGCCCATAGCTGGAGGCTTGGCCAGGCGTCTGCTGACCGCCACAGTACGTACAATGACACCTACCCCCTGTCTGTCCCCCAGAGGACGCTGGGTGGCACTCGCTACCGCATCGCGGTTATTGCAGACTTGGACGCGGACTCCAGGGCCCAGGAGGAAAACACCTGGTTCAGCTACCTGAAGAAGGGCTATCTCACCCTGTCGGACAGTGGGGATAGGATGACTGTGGAGTGGGACAAGAGTCATGGCATCTTGGAGTCCCACCTGGCAGAGAAGGGACGGGGCATGGAGCTGTCTGATCTGATCGTCTTCAATGGCAAGCTCTACTCTGTGGATGACCGGACAGGGGTCATCTACCAGATCGAGGGCACCAAAGCTGTGCCTTGGGTGATCCTATCAGATGGTGATGGAACCGTGGGGAAAG GCTTCAAAGCTGAGTGGTTGGCTGTGAAGGATGAACATCTGTATGTGGGCGGCCTGGGCAAGGAGTGGACTACCACCACGGGGGAAGTGATGAATGAGAACCCTGAGTGGGTGAAGGTGGTGAGCTACAGGGGCAGCGTGAACCATGAGAATTGGGTGTCCAGTTACAATGCTCTGCGGGCTGCTGCTGGGATCCGGCCTCCAG GCTACCTCATTCACGAATCAGCCTGCTGGAGCGACATGCTGAAGCGCTGGTTCTTCTTGCCACGCCGAGCTAGCCATGAGCGCTATAGTGAGAAGGAGGACGAGCACAAGGGTACCAACCTGCTGCTGAGTGCTGCCCAGGACTTCAGCGACATCACTGTCAGCCATGTCGGGGAGGTGGTGCCCACGCATGGCTTCTCTTCCTTCAAGTTCATCCCCAACACGGATGACCAGATTATTGTGGCCCTCAAGTCTGAGGAGGATGGCGGCAAGGTGGCCACCTACATCACGGCTTTCACACTTGACGGGCGCCTGCTCCTGCCTGAGACCAAGATCGGGAGCGTCAAGTACGAAGGGATAGAGTTTATATGA
- the CANT1 gene encoding soluble calcium-activated nucleotidase 1 isoform X1, giving the protein MELPLVSWCSHAVPRPELWTLCMSPLPSSLMPIQPAEHWEWNESMHSLRISVGGLPILASMTKATDPRFRPRWKVILPSFVGAALLWLIYLHHPPPGRSPTLNAHSWRLGQASADRHSTYNDTYPLSVPQRTLGGTRYRIAVIADLDADSRAQEENTWFSYLKKGYLTLSDSGDRMTVEWDKSHGILESHLAEKGRGMELSDLIVFNGKLYSVDDRTGVIYQIEGTKAVPWVILSDGDGTVGKGFKAEWLAVKDEHLYVGGLGKEWTTTTGEVMNENPEWVKVVSYRGSVNHENWVSSYNALRAAAGIRPPGYLIHESACWSDMLKRWFFLPRRASHERYSEKEDEHKGTNLLLSAAQDFSDITVSHVGEVVPTHGFSSFKFIPNTDDQIIVALKSEEDGGKVATYITAFTLDGRLLLPETKIGSVKYEGIEFI; this is encoded by the exons atggagcttcccctggtgtcttGGTGCTCTCATGCAGTGCCAAGGCctgaactctggaccttgtgTAT GTCCCCCCTGCCCTCCAGTCTGATGCCCATCCAGCCCGCTGAGCACTGGGAATGGAATGAGTCTATGCATTCCCTGCGGATTAGTGTGGGGGGCCTCCCTATACTGGCATCCATGACCAAGGCCACAGACCCCCGCTTCCGCCCCCGCTGGAAGGTGATTCTGCCATCCTTCGTGGGTGCCGCCCTCCTCTGGCTGATCTACCTCCACCACCCGCCCCCAGGCCGGTCCCCTACACTCAATGCCCATAGCTGGAGGCTTGGCCAGGCGTCTGCTGACCGCCACAGTACGTACAATGACACCTACCCCCTGTCTGTCCCCCAGAGGACGCTGGGTGGCACTCGCTACCGCATCGCGGTTATTGCAGACTTGGACGCGGACTCCAGGGCCCAGGAGGAAAACACCTGGTTCAGCTACCTGAAGAAGGGCTATCTCACCCTGTCGGACAGTGGGGATAGGATGACTGTGGAGTGGGACAAGAGTCATGGCATCTTGGAGTCCCACCTGGCAGAGAAGGGACGGGGCATGGAGCTGTCTGATCTGATCGTCTTCAATGGCAAGCTCTACTCTGTGGATGACCGGACAGGGGTCATCTACCAGATCGAGGGCACCAAAGCTGTGCCTTGGGTGATCCTATCAGATGGTGATGGAACCGTGGGGAAAG GCTTCAAAGCTGAGTGGTTGGCTGTGAAGGATGAACATCTGTATGTGGGCGGCCTGGGCAAGGAGTGGACTACCACCACGGGGGAAGTGATGAATGAGAACCCTGAGTGGGTGAAGGTGGTGAGCTACAGGGGCAGCGTGAACCATGAGAATTGGGTGTCCAGTTACAATGCTCTGCGGGCTGCTGCTGGGATCCGGCCTCCAG GCTACCTCATTCACGAATCAGCCTGCTGGAGCGACATGCTGAAGCGCTGGTTCTTCTTGCCACGCCGAGCTAGCCATGAGCGCTATAGTGAGAAGGAGGACGAGCACAAGGGTACCAACCTGCTGCTGAGTGCTGCCCAGGACTTCAGCGACATCACTGTCAGCCATGTCGGGGAGGTGGTGCCCACGCATGGCTTCTCTTCCTTCAAGTTCATCCCCAACACGGATGACCAGATTATTGTGGCCCTCAAGTCTGAGGAGGATGGCGGCAAGGTGGCCACCTACATCACGGCTTTCACACTTGACGGGCGCCTGCTCCTGCCTGAGACCAAGATCGGGAGCGTCAAGTACGAAGGGATAGAGTTTATATGA